One Vidua macroura isolate BioBank_ID:100142 chromosome 35, ASM2450914v1, whole genome shotgun sequence genomic region harbors:
- the ATRAID gene encoding all-trans retinoic acid-induced differentiation factor, with product MLGAGGAAGAFALLLLPLLLPRAARGVAVCGLCPGPPRNGSIVARFCESRRDTESDGRCCRERGPTPGRLLGLDLSNCSLHSVPPGLAEATTAIVLDLTENPLTTLPNGSFLGFIHLQSLAVPLALQCPGGSDAWQDVTADRSSRLCQGQRNACNSSVGLAWPCPENSVCAPDGPGLIQCLCASPFHGYKCLREDTFPMLLFGGILGTATVSLSLLLWGTQRRKAKTP from the exons ATGCTCGGGGCtggcggggccgcgggcgcgttcgcgctgctgctgctgccgctgctgctgccccgGGCCGCCCGCGGGGTCGCG GTGTGCGGGCTctgcccggggccgccgcggaACGGCTCCATCGTGGCCCGGTTCTGTGAGTCCCGGCGCGACACCGAGAGCGACGGGCGCTGCtgccgggagcggggcccgaCCCCAGGGCGGCTTCTGGG GCTGGACCTGAGCAACTGCTCCCTGCACAGTGTCCCCCCGGGACTGGCCGAGGCCACCACTGCCATCGTCCT GGACTTGACCGAGAACCCGCTGACAACTCTCCCCAACGGTTCCTTCCTGGGCTTCATCCACCTGCAGAGCCT CGCGGTGCCGCTGGCGCTGCAGTGCCCAGGCGGGAGCGACGCCTGGCAGGACGTGACGGCGGACAGGAGCAGCcggctgtgccagggacagAGGAACGCCTGCAACAGCTCTGTGGGGCTCG cctggccatgTCCTGAAAACTCTGTGTGTGCCCCTGACGGCCCCGGCCTCATCCAGTGCCTCTGTGCCAGTCCCTTCCATGGCTACAAGTGCCTGCGTGAG GACACGTTCCCGATGCTTCTCTTTGGAGGAATCCTGGGCACTGCcaccgtgtccctgtccctgctgctgtggggcacCCAGCGGAGGAAGGCCAAGAccccctga